A single genomic interval of Hippoglossus stenolepis isolate QCI-W04-F060 chromosome 24, HSTE1.2, whole genome shotgun sequence harbors:
- the LOC118103278 gene encoding glucagon-1 codes for MKSIHSLAGILLLLGFVHSSWQVPLQEADDSSSLEADDTLADELRQLPSMKRHSEGTFSNDYSKYLEDRKAQDFVRWLMNNKRSGAAEKRHADGTFTSDMSSFMEDQALKDFVARLKSGQVRRESEKDRWGEAISRRHVDGSFTSDVNKVLDSMAAKEYLLWVMTSKPSGESSKKRQVDQ; via the exons ATGAAGAGCATCCACTCCCTGGCTGGAATCCTCCTGCTCCTGGGCTTTGTCCACAGCAGCTGGCAGGTTCCTCTGCAAGAGGCCGACGACAGCTCCAG tTTGGAGGCCGACGACACGTTAGCAGACGAGCTGAGGCAGCTGCCCAGCATGAAGCGACACTCCGAGGGGACGTTCTCCAACGACTACAGCAAATACCTGGAGGACAGGAAGGCGCAGGACTTTGTTCGGTGGCTGATGAACAACAAGAGGAGCGG agctgcagaaaagCGCCACGCTGACGGGACCTTCACCAGCGACATGAGCTCCTTCATGGAGGACCAGGCGCTCAAAGACTTTGTTGCCAGGCTCAAGTCTGGACAAGTCAGAAGAGA ATCTGAGAAGGACAGGTGGGGTGAGGCCATCAGCAGGAGGCATGTAGACGGCAGCTTCACCAGTGATGTGAACAAGGTGCTTGACTCCATGGCTGCCAAGGAATATTTACTGTGGGTCATGACCTCCAAGCCCTCAGGGGAAAG caGCAAGAAGAGACAAGTGGACCAATGA